ACACAAAGTGTGTGTCTAGATCCTGTTTATAATTATGTATGTTACCACAACCAATCCAAGATAGAATAGGGACTAATTATAAGAGTCTGAAGTAAAATAATCCAACAACGTTTAGGATTTTCAGTCAGAAATTTGGCCCATTAAGGGTCACTAAGTCAAAAGTATAACAAGGTTGTTAATCGACACATGTGTTCAAATATTATATTGATCGAAATTCCTTTTTATTAATTAGAGGGGTTAACACGACAAAATCAGCACAACATACTTAGGGTTTCGGGTTAACTCTCTCGAATCATAACTAGATACGTAAGTCCATTTATGTATGAGTAACCTTTGGAAGTAGAACACAAAACCATATTATCACCTAAGCACATACAACCTGAAGCTTATTGAATCTTAGTAGATTGTACACAATGATTATACACAACTCAATTTGTAGACCAGGTTAAGAGTGTTACTTGCTGATCTGATGACAAGTAGTTTTAacctaataataaaaatactgcCCAACATGCATGTGATTTTGACAGTTTTAATTGGTCCAAGATTGTCACCCACCCCGTATTTCTTCATCACCAAATTATCATAGCCTGAATCATTTATGCCACTCGCAAGTAAGCATAAGCACCCTTTTGAAGCCCCGACTTCATCAAGTGTAGAAGAAGTCCCAACATCCTGTGGCAGTGGCACTTCCATCTATGTCTCACCTGTTAAATCAAAAGAAACAGTTACTGCATGCACTGAAGATAGTTTTTGTAGCAATACATGATCTTCGAACAGATGACTTCCAATGTAGCGCTCCACTCACAAAAGTACAAGCCGTATGAATCAAGTACCAAGATTCCAAGAGGGGAGTTCTGAATCCTAGCTTGTCCAAGAATTCGTTCTCATTGTGTACATTATTGACTTATAACTGATTGAAGTCATCGCCATGATCAAACAAAGATTAATTGTTGGATGACAAATGTTATCACCTTTCAGTCTTTAATTTACATTTTCAGTCATAACCAAATGCATACCTCCATTCTTGATCTGTATGTTCCTGGCTTCCTGCTACATGGACTCCTATTTCAGAAGTACTCGGTAATATTTTCGAGTCTATTGTACTTGGATATCATACAGCATCTTACCACGTACTGAAATCTTCTTTTAGGCATCATCAAGCCATCGCAACTACGGTCTCTCCTATCCGGATATCGATTGAAGTTTCATCGAGCACTATGGAATCATTAACTGAGTATAACCCTATGTCGTAAAGCAAGTCGTTAGGATTCAAAATTATTCTTTGGGTATTACTGGCAAATAGTGATAAATTGTCTTCGACGAATTGATAACTTGAGATTAAGGAATAAGGAGCACCATAACTTGCACACGACCCTTAATTTCAACAAGGTATTTACAGGATATTTGGCAAGTATTTCAGTCATTACCTCGAGCTTGGTAAGTAACCATTGACGAACCTTGTATTGGCTTTTTTGTAAGTGCTTCTCTTCAAACAATCACACATGACAAACTTTACTGTACCTTTAGGTCATGTTATTAGAGATTGAGGTTCCAGTACATATTATATACACAAATCCTATCTAGCTAGGGCAAGGGTAGTAAGTTCTAATTAACTGGCAAAACTGTTCCTATGCCTGCACTATAAGATGTACAACTACAACATACTTCAATTCGATCAAGTGCAAGCAATAGATAACTGGTAGAATATTGATTATTTGCTTAGATTTCTTTTGCAATTTTAATCCCTACCAAAGTGGATAAGTCAAAACTCCTCCGAACACTGGTGATCCATAGCAAACGCCCTTTGCTCATTATCCCAAATCCTAGGAACCCTCTGAAATCAAAATTGTAAGATCTACCTCTGAAATGAGCAaaacaatatatcaaaattgtaaGATCTACCTCTGAAATGAGCAAAACAATATATTAAGCTCAATCCATAATCTGAAGGCCTTAATTTCAAACATTGTTCCAGAGTTCAGGCACTACTTAGTCCAATAAGAAAGAATATAAAAGCAACATCAACTTGATTATTCAATTTCAAGTCAAGCAATGGAGAGCTTCTAATTATAATGATAAAGTAAACAAGTTCCCCATTATGCACATGACAAATAAAGACAGTTCATAAGACGACTTCGCACCAGCAGTCTTCTCAGTAAACAGGGCTCACAAAGACCGACAgttctcatcattctttggtctCATATGAGCTGTTGTTGGTGCCAGCAGcggattttgattttttctttctctgtgtCTGAACAACTGATTTTGATCCTTTTCTCTTGGTCTGAACAGCAGATGTTGGTTCTGGTTGATGCCATTCTGGACAATTTCGGGGCCAGTGGTCTCCTTCTTTACAACAAAGATTACAATACATGAGAGCAGAACGGCTAGAAGGTATTTCAAGGACATTACCATGCTTATCCACCGAGGTTCCCAAAGAAAGATAACCATGTCCCTTTGGTAAAGGAGGCCTGTCAGTTAAACCTTCACCAGTTGCACTAGGGCCGCAGCCACGGTGGCTGTTGTCAGGAGCATTTGGTGCTTCTCCTTTGCTCCTAATTAATCCATGTTTTGCCAACAACTTCCATGATGATGCTgacaataaaaccaaaaaataagTAAGGAATATTTGATGAGCGTAATAGAAGAATGATTCCCAGAATTAGGATTCTTGATAAACCGTAGTATGAATTAACCTCGTCACTAGGTTGCAATGATTATTTATTGATAGCTGCAATAAGAACAGTTACATATAGCAACTTTTATTTTGTAGATTTCTAACCGTAGTATGAATTAACCTCGTCACTAGGTTGCAATGATTATTTATTGATAGCTGCAATAAGAACAGTTACATATAGCAACTTTTATTTTGTAGATTTCTCTCTAACAATCACCGGAGGGGAGCAaccgatttctttttcttcgtaTTGTTTATTTcttgtaaaaatttcaaaaaatcaaACTAACTACTAAATAAACCagtaaaacaagaaaaatttcaTGCTCAcacaaacttcatgtataaaataATTCCTCTACGAGTTTTGCTagaattaattttaaaaaaaattttgtgtgtgtgtgtgtttaacaTCGAAGATATAGAAGCAAGCTTTGTTTTCAAGTTTGCGTTGACGACTCCACACATTGAATCTAACTACTCCGTGAGATGAGTGTCGTCGCTTATTACTATCGGTCATGGCTCAGGTTTTCCAAGGACAATTTGTAACCTAGGATTCCTTAGATTAGTAAATCAAAACCTAACTCAAGAGTCAAGcaaaaattcaatcaaatacTAACAAAAAAACAATGCAGATTCTATTCCTCCGAACCctagaacaaagatcaaaagcaTACATTCAAACTCGACAAAGCGACCTTGCCGGATGAGGTGCTTGAGTTTTGTACGTAGCGTTTTCAGTTGGGCAGGGTTCAGGTCGAGATCGGATATTGATTGCAGATAGACAATCATACTGGATGCGTAGAGAGAGTTTGAAGATTTAGGATTCAGCGTTGGGGAAGCAGTAGATAGggttttaatttatactctctAAATTAACGTTTACCGGGTCTCTGTTCTGGGCCTAGACCATCTAATGATCTATAATAACTTTGGTGTAGTCGTCATCAATGATTCAATGGGCTCACTTTTGTTTTCGTTTTCGTTTTCTTCTGGGCTCCAATCGACAGTTTGAGTTTGGTGAGAGacattaattattatttttttacctTCCTATTATGTTTTACGATCCTAACAAGTTAAAGTTTTTAGGTTTCAGATTTCCTGGTTTTAGATTTGCCTTATCTTACGAGGCGTATTGTTTTTAGAAAATTATAcataagtgtcattttaaaactttattgaaattttatttaaaaaatcaGTATAAACTATATTTTAGACTTCTTTTGTATcaatataaatattttttttttttagactgatttatatcttttgtatttctaTCTAGTGATACATGCGTCTAAAACCACGTCTTATCTCGAGACCTACAATGCTTTCTTTGCAAGTCTACCCCAAATTTTATAACCTTATGCCTAGAGGTGCAGATGACGTTCATTCCGGAACATTTTTCGTGCTTTACCCTACGAATTCCTATTCCAAACTTGTGTGGGATCGGAACTGGGAAGGTACAAATTATCTCCACTTAAAATATGTTGGTGTATACATCTacattgtgtgtgtgtgatgaATGAACTAATgaacttcttttatttttaattttgaaaggcCGACGGGAGATATAGACTTACAGCAGCACCTAGAAGCAAGCCATTTTGTAGCAAAGAAGTACGATTTCTACTTTCACCGTTTCGTGTTCGACCAAGTAAACAAGGCTGTACAGGCATATAATACTATTACTACCATAGCTCCTCCCCTACGTCATAACGCTATAGAAGATTATTTCCAAGGCAATTTTAAACGTTCTGGCAGCCCAAAGAAGCCCGTTTATATTGGATGGAGCTCAGAAGACTTGTTGAAACGAATCTGTAACATGAAGGATTCATGGTACTGCAAGTATTTGACCTTCTAAACTATTACCAAGGTGTCCAAGTGATAGAGTGCATCTACGTACGTTCACTTTAGTTGAGAATTTCGCAAACTCGTTATGTTATGATGTGTCGGCTCAAggcccttttattttttattttcgaccttccttttgtttttatcATAAGAGaaatcattttcttcttcttctttttttcggtTTGGACTTGGGATAAAGAAATTTCTTCAACAAAATGGAGAACGCACT
Above is a genomic segment from Rosa chinensis cultivar Old Blush chromosome 3, RchiOBHm-V2, whole genome shotgun sequence containing:
- the LOC112191618 gene encoding uncharacterized protein LOC112191618 — protein: MIVYLQSISDLDLNPAQLKTLRTKLKHLIRQGRFVEFESSSWKLLAKHGLIRSKGEAPNAPDNSHRGCGPSATGEGLTDRPPLPKGHGYLSLGTSVDKHGNVLEIPSSRSALMYCNLCCKEGDHWPRNCPEWHQPEPTSAVQTKRKGSKSVVQTQRKKKSKSAAGTNNSSYETKE